The genomic stretch AAAGGGAGCCGAAATAATCAGTCCCAAAACAGTCAGAGGAAGTTTGATAAGGTCTATTTTTAAATATAAATCTGAACGACCTATTGCATTGAGAAGGTTTGCATTAATTGCACCCAGCGGAATGATCATTCTTGAAAGAGCCAGCCACTGAATGACGTAAACCGAAGGGAGCCATTTTTCTGTGAGAAAAACCCTGACGAAAGGCTCCGCAATTACAACCAATCCGACCATGCAGGGTAAGACAATAAATGCGGTCATGTCTAAGCTCTTCTTATAAATTTGCATCAGCCGGGGCCGGTCATCTTGTGCTGCGGCCATGACAGGAAATAGGACGCCCTGTAGCACATTGAACAAATTCACCGATAACAGATCGGGAAGGTTTCTACCTTGTGCGTAAAACCCTACCTCTTTGCTGGAAAAAAGGCGGCCAATCAAAATCGAGTAAGAATTATCAGATAACACCCCGGTCAGGCTGGCCAGAAATACCTTCGACCCAAAATTGAAAAGCTCTTTTGTTCTTGAGAATGAAAAAACTAACTTTGGCCTCCATTTTGAAACAATGAACATAAGTATGGTAACAATTGCGGAATAACTGATCGCCTGATAGACAAGTGCCAAAACACCATACCCGGCATATGCCAGATATATTGCCAATACTCCGCTAACCAACACAGCCCAAAAGTTTACTAATGTTTTTAACCTGAAATTAAGTTCAATACTTAATTTTGCAATTTGTACCACGCTTAATGACTTGATGACGATACTGATAGAAATTAATCTGATTACTTCAATCAATCTGTTATCTTTATAAAAGCCTGCTATTTCCGGTGCGGAATAGTAAAGCAACACATAAATAACCACACTCAGCGCAAGATTAATATAGAACACCGTTGAGTAATCTGTCTCAGAGCGATCTTTTTTTTGTATCAATGCCTGTGAAAAGCCACCATTAATAATGACATCAGAGAGAACCAGAAAGACGGCGACCATGCCAACAAGACCATACTCTGCCGGAGTAATCATTCTGGCGATCATTATCCGAATAATAAACTGGCCACCCTGAACCATAAACCGTTCTATCGCATTCCAGATTAGCCCTGATATAGTGCGTTCTTTTAATGTTCTGCTTGTCATATTGATATTCTAATTTCTTTATAAGTTAAATGGGTTTTCGTCGTCCATGACGTTTTTCTCATTTATTATCAGAATATGCATAACCATAGTGACTGTAGCCGTAGCCATAATAGCTACTGGCTTTCTTGACCACACTATTGAGTATGCAGCCTTTCACCAGGACGCCGCTTTGCTCGAAGCGCCGAATACTCACTTCCACTTCTTTGACGGTATTCATTTCAAATCGTGCAACCAACAATGTGGTTCCTACATAGCGGCCAATAATAGCGGCATCTGTCACAGCCAGAATCGGCGGAGTATCGATAATGACCAGATCGTAATTTTTAGCCGCCCAGTTAACCAGTTTTCCGAACCGTTCATGCATAAGTAACTCTGCCGGATTAGGTGGCAATTCACCACGAGAAATAAAATCAATCCCGATTGATGAAATATTCTTAACCACTAACTCAGGTTCTGCCCTTCCCGATAAAATATCGGATAGCCCGTTCTCTGGCCCCATTTTAAATAATTTATGTGAGTACCCTCTGCGCATATCCGCATCAACAAACAGCACCCGTTTATGGGTTTGAGAAATAACAGCGGCGAGGTTACTGCTGATAAAGGTTTTCCCTGCACTTTGGCTGGGACCAGAAATCATCAGTACATTATTTTTGGCTTCCATCATGGCGAAGTGAAGACTGGTTCGCAGGCTCCGAATAGCTTCTATTGCCATGTCGGCAGAGTTTTCGACCGCCAGGAAGTTCGTGTCGCTGTCTTTTTTCTTTTTACTGTTTGCCCGGTTTTTGCCCGGTTTACTTTTCTTACTCAACCATTCAGAAAGAGGAATACTGGCGTAGACGTTGATCCCCTGCTCTTCCAGTTGTTCCGGGGAATCGATTCCTTTACGCAGGAATACCCGCAGCAAAACAAGCCCGATGGAAATGAATCCCCCCAGAATTATCCCCACCAGCACGACCAGCACTTTTTTAGGTTTAACCGGTTTTGGCTCAGTGACCGCCGGGTCGATGATGCGCACGTTCCCGATAGCACTGGATTTCGCAATACTC from Rahnella sikkimica encodes the following:
- a CDS encoding lipopolysaccharide biosynthesis protein is translated as MTSRTLKERTISGLIWNAIERFMVQGGQFIIRIMIARMITPAEYGLVGMVAVFLVLSDVIINGGFSQALIQKKDRSETDYSTVFYINLALSVVIYVLLYYSAPEIAGFYKDNRLIEVIRLISISIVIKSLSVVQIAKLSIELNFRLKTLVNFWAVLVSGVLAIYLAYAGYGVLALVYQAISYSAIVTILMFIVSKWRPKLVFSFSRTKELFNFGSKVFLASLTGVLSDNSYSILIGRLFSSKEVGFYAQGRNLPDLLSVNLFNVLQGVLFPVMAAAQDDRPRLMQIYKKSLDMTAFIVLPCMVGLVVIAEPFVRVFLTEKWLPSVYVIQWLALSRMIIPLGAINANLLNAIGRSDLYLKIDLIKLPLTVLGLIISAPFGMEAMVISNFVISILYFFINSYYPGKIFGYGSLRQLKDMLPIFIATAVMFFATFYIKIDNGLIDMVAKVFTGGIVYLISCTILKVNALSEVRAYIKGKINKRKMAGNIP